Within the Alteromonas sp. M12 genome, the region ACCCAGCAGATCCTGAAGCTGAATTGGTTCGTGAACTTGTGATTGCGGTGAGTCCTTTTGGGCCAATGGAAGGGGAAGTAAGCCATGTTGATGTATTACATAATGGCGATATTTTGGTTAGCGCTCCGGATCAACAAGGAGTCTGGCATGTCGAGGCTGGGAATAACGCAAATGCTCATTTTATTCCGTTAACCGGTGCCGATAAGCCAGAAACAAGCAATGGTGTATTGCAATCATCGAACTTGGTATTAGGGATTTTTGATGATCAAAGTTCAGCGTATTCTCGAGCACAACTGAATATCTCAACTACAAACAGAGAAATCCAAGCATCTGAATTTGGCAGCGTTACACCATTTGCACAAACAGAACCTATGCAGGTATTTGGTGATGCCGCTGATGATCCGGCAATTTGGATAAACTCCGCCGCGCCAGAACAAAGTCGCATACTAGGTACCAATAAAAAGCAGGGCATGATGTTATATGACTTGCAAGGTAATTTACTTCAGGAACTCAATGTAGGCAGAGTGAATAATGTGGATATTCGGTATGGTTTTAAATTAGGTAACCGAACTTTCGATTTAGCCGCGGCCAGTAATCGCACCACTAACAGCATTAGCTTGTTTGCATTGCAACATGATAGCGGTGAAATGTCATTTTTGTCTGATATTAAAACGGATTTAGCGGATGTTTATGGCCTGTGTATGTATCAGCAAGAAGACCAATACCATGTTTTTATAAATGACACCGATGGACGTTTTCAGCAGTATTTATTAATGCCAAACAACAATGAGGTTGGAGCCAAATTAATCAGGGAATTTCGAGTACCAAGTCAACCTGAAGGCTGTGTTGCCGATGATACTAATCAGCAACTCTACTATGGTGAAGAATCCACTGGGGTTTGGCAGATTAGCGCACGTCCAACTAAAGCAGGAGCTAGGTTAATCGCTACCACCTCTAGTAACTTTGTTGCTGATGTTGAGGGAATGGGCATTTACAACATGGATGGGAAACGTTATTTAGTCGCATCTAGTCAAGGAAACAACAGCTTCGGCGTATTTGCACTGGATCAGAATAATCGTTATTTAGGCAGTTTTCGGATTGATATGGATTTAACTGCTGGAATAGACGGTGTCTCTGAAACTGACGGTTTAGAAATTACATCATTAAGCTTAGGAGCGAATTTACCCGACGGGTTATTGGTCGTGCAGGATGGTCGAAATAGACTGCCCAATGCTCCACAGAATTTTAAGCTGGTGGACGGAAAGTTAATCAAGCAGCTTATAAAGCAGTGGCTAAAGAACTAATGACTTAGTCTTTTGCAAAATATTAAGATCAAAGACCCCGTTTTCGAACGGGGTTTTTTGAACGTTTTTTAAACACCACTTACAAATAGCTCTCATTCCAGCAACAAAAATCCAAAAAAAACGCTCAAACACCCACCAGTTGGCCACTCAAACGATATTTGCCGTTGCAAAGTGTCGAAAAATAAGTAAACTGCGCAGCTCGGTCGGTGTGTAGCGCAGCTTGGTAGCGCACTGTCATGGGGTGTCAGGGGTCGGAGGTTCAAATCCTCTCACACCGACCAATTAATCTGCTCCCCTTATCCTGCTTGATTCTCAGGCATTTTCCATCTAAAAATATCCTTACTTTATTGAACTGAAAGATACCGTTGGGTCACCTTTTTGTTCAAAATCATTCCAAATACTATGTTACCGAGTTTAGCCCCCGCGGTTGTTGTTCGGTGTGCATGGCCTAAAGGCCATGCTACAAAAAAGCGGTGATGCATTTTATTCGGTCATTCGTGTAGGCGGTGGCTTTAGCCCCGCGGTTGTTGTTCGGTGTCCATGGCCTAAAGACCATGCTACA harbors:
- a CDS encoding phytase, coding for MKSIYLWIAACCILSACQTTSKSSAPINQITPLFSDSVNNLAGKSALPIMHDEKRYWLLTSETKGILLLDDQGQLLSTFSGNMEMLDWRDNIQIDNKEYGLITTTDNNLQQILVLGLDWQTQQLSLMSRLSQPEGQVEALCWYQMPQGHLSVFIADAKGVVEQRIVVDAKNQTLVDVPVHEFIGTLQTKSCAADDEAGIVYLAEENIGLWRYPADPEAELVRELVIAVSPFGPMEGEVSHVDVLHNGDILVSAPDQQGVWHVEAGNNANAHFIPLTGADKPETSNGVLQSSNLVLGIFDDQSSAYSRAQLNISTTNREIQASEFGSVTPFAQTEPMQVFGDAADDPAIWINSAAPEQSRILGTNKKQGMMLYDLQGNLLQELNVGRVNNVDIRYGFKLGNRTFDLAAASNRTTNSISLFALQHDSGEMSFLSDIKTDLADVYGLCMYQQEDQYHVFINDTDGRFQQYLLMPNNNEVGAKLIREFRVPSQPEGCVADDTNQQLYYGEESTGVWQISARPTKAGARLIATTSSNFVADVEGMGIYNMDGKRYLVASSQGNNSFGVFALDQNNRYLGSFRIDMDLTAGIDGVSETDGLEITSLSLGANLPDGLLVVQDGRNRLPNAPQNFKLVDGKLIKQLIKQWLKN